The Magnolia sinica isolate HGM2019 chromosome 9, MsV1, whole genome shotgun sequence genome contains a region encoding:
- the LOC131255140 gene encoding serine/arginine-rich splicing factor SC35-like, which yields MPRVWSHREGDRRRRSRAPSRGDLRHRYASICRQRIGRSPTRRTQYPENKSRPTVASSGTHNLFVGNLPFSCSTIDLFQIFQKYGRVVDAFISTFPGTARSRGFVFVRFQYEDDARAAIGVLHGRRIDGRVVTI from the coding sequence ATGCCTAGGGTTTGGTCCCACCGAGAAGGGGACAGGCGGAGAAGAAGTCGGGCTCCGTCAAGGGGAGATCTACGGCACCGGTATGCTAGTATTTGCAGACAGAGGATAGGCCGCTCGCCGACCCGAAGAACGCAATATCCTGAGAACAAATCTCGCCCGACCGTGGCGTCAAGCGGTACACACAATCTCTTCGTCGGGAACCTTCCGTTCTCGTGCTCCACTATAGATTTATTCcagatatttcaaaaatatgGTAGGGTTGTTGACGCCTTTATCTCTACATTTCCGGGGACAGCCAGATCCCGCGGATTCGTGTTTGTGCGATTCCAATATGAGGATGACGCTAGGGCAGCCATCGGCGTTCTTCATGGTAGAAGAATAGATGGCAGGGTTGTGACAATTTAG
- the LOC131256467 gene encoding pathogenesis-related protein STH-2-like — protein sequence MVAGTVGHEILSPISPSRLWKAMVKDSHNLMPKLMPEIISSIVILEGDGGVGTIRQSNFTDAIKDFSYWKDRIDEIDDNNRLFKYSVIEGGLLGKKVKSTTFILEFKDGIDGGSVCKFHGEFETVEGNLPKEEETKEMMGNMAGMFKAVEGYLLENPNAYV from the exons ATGGTTGCCGGTACAGTGGGTCACGAAATCTTGTCACCAATCTCACCATCGAGACTCTGGAAGGCGATGGTGAAGGACTCCCACAACCTCATGCCCAAGCTCATGCCTGAAATCATATCAAGCATCGTCATTCTCGAAGGCGACGGTGGGGTCGGCACGATCAGACAGTCCAACTTCACTGATG CCATCAAGGACTTCAGCTACTGGAAGGACCGCATAGATGAGATCGACGACAATAACCGTTTATTCAAGTACTCAGTGATTGAAGGTGGCCTACTCGGGAAGAAAGTGAAATCGACCACATTTATTCTCGAGTTCAAAGACGGCATTGATGGCGGAAGCGTATGCAAGTTTCATGGGGAGTTTGAGACGGTTGAAGGTAACCTGCCGAAAGAAGAAGAAACCAAGGAGATGATGGGAAACATGGCGGGAATGTTCAAAGCAGTAGAAGGATATCTCCTTGAAAATCCAAATGCATACGTATAG